Proteins encoded by one window of Cannabis sativa cultivar Pink pepper isolate KNU-18-1 chromosome 4, ASM2916894v1, whole genome shotgun sequence:
- the LOC115712709 gene encoding translocator protein homolog has product MDSQNLKQRTTTPTAIDSGDTKKPNKRDTRRSSMAKRGLRSLAIGIMIPVSLTLLVIYLVSGKGYRTKTVPFWFPPLWVLHSTSVASSSLMGVSAWLVWAEGGFHRRSDVVYHYWAQLGLSLLWDLFVFWAGLSWPGLVLVMAMFGSQVGCYKAFKEVNPVASQVLKPCLVWTAFLTILNLKLVFL; this is encoded by the coding sequence ATGGATTCACAAAACCTCAAACAGCGAACTACAACCCCAACCGCCATTGACAGCGGTGATACCAAGAAACCCAATAAACGCGACACTCGGAGAAGTTCAATGGCCAAACGCGGCCTTAGGTCTCTAGCCATTGGGATTATGATCCCCGTTTCTCTAACCCTCTTGGTGATCTACTTGGTCTCCGGTAAAGGGTATCGGACTAAAACGGTGCCGTTTTGGTTCCCACCTCTTTGGGTCCTGCACTCTACTTCCGTGGCTTCCAGCTCCTTGATGGGTGTCTCAGCTTGGCTAGTTTGGGCCGAAGGTGGGTTCCACAGAAGATCAGACGTTGTTTATCATTACTGGGCTCAGCTGGGCTTAAGCCTGCTTTGGGATCTGTTTGTGTTCTGGGCTGGGCTAAGTTGGCCCGGATTGGTTTTGGTCATGGCAATGTTTGGGTCTCAGGTGGGCTGTTACAAGGCCTTTAAGGAGGTTAATCCAGTAGCTAGTCAAGTGTTAAAACCGTGTCTTGTGTGGACTGCTTTTTTAACAATACTGAATCTGAAGTTAGTGTTCCTTTGA